A genomic region of Serratia fonticola contains the following coding sequences:
- a CDS encoding alpha/beta hydrolase: MSILRNSLLSAAILLTQTSLAQAVTPGAVAEGANVVGSENVTFTNGEIKMAGNLYLPADYDSTKTYPAIVVSHPWGGVKEQTSGLYAQQLARHGFVTLAFDASHYGESGGKPRDLEDPADRVQDIRSAVGFLSSLGQVDANRIGTLGICAGGGYTLNEAQTDLRVKAVAGVVAYDIGDATRNGIQGSPVSEADRQNLLKSVDEQLNKEAAGAPVLVQPLLPARDQLNADTPNFVREATEYYLTPRGSHPNAKNRYVVTSPGLHMAYYPLDHMALIAPRPVLLIAGERTETLKFSQQAFANAQQPKELMVIPGASHFDLYDKPQYVTPAVEKLAEFFGKNL; this comes from the coding sequence ATGTCTATTCTAAGAAACTCATTGCTCTCAGCGGCAATTTTATTAACGCAGACCTCGCTTGCCCAGGCGGTAACTCCTGGCGCAGTAGCAGAAGGAGCCAATGTCGTGGGATCTGAAAACGTGACTTTCACCAACGGGGAAATAAAAATGGCAGGGAATCTCTATCTCCCCGCCGATTACGACAGTACCAAAACATACCCAGCGATAGTCGTTTCTCACCCCTGGGGAGGTGTGAAAGAGCAGACCTCCGGCCTTTATGCTCAGCAGTTGGCGCGCCACGGCTTTGTTACTCTGGCCTTCGATGCTTCCCATTATGGCGAGAGCGGAGGTAAGCCACGTGACTTGGAAGATCCGGCAGATCGTGTGCAGGACATCCGTAGCGCCGTTGGTTTTCTGAGCAGCCTGGGGCAAGTAGATGCAAACCGCATTGGTACATTGGGGATCTGCGCCGGTGGTGGGTATACGTTGAACGAGGCGCAGACCGACCTGCGAGTGAAAGCGGTCGCTGGCGTAGTTGCCTATGACATCGGTGATGCAACACGCAATGGTATCCAGGGTTCACCGGTTTCTGAGGCAGACAGACAGAATCTGTTAAAGAGTGTTGATGAACAACTCAACAAGGAAGCAGCCGGAGCCCCTGTATTGGTTCAGCCGTTGTTGCCAGCACGCGATCAACTGAATGCCGATACTCCCAACTTTGTGCGCGAAGCAACGGAATACTATCTGACGCCGCGCGGTTCGCATCCCAACGCCAAAAATCGCTATGTAGTAACCAGCCCTGGTCTGCATATGGCGTATTACCCGCTGGATCACATGGCGCTGATCGCTCCGAGACCGGTATTACTGATTGCGGGCGAGCGCACTGAGACGCTGAAGTTCAGCCAGCAGGCTTTTGCCAATGCACAGCAGCCTAAAGAATTGATGGTTATCCCAGGGGCCTCACACTTCGACCTTTACGACAAGCCACAGTATGTGACGCCTGCCGTAGAAAAATTAGCCGAGTTTTTCGGTAAGAATCTTTAG
- a CDS encoding flagellar brake protein, producing MEHIDNGLFIKQERFEVLAILRDIYKQKTPLRVANQQHQFSSQLLSVGADNIVFECDANNERFPSGEFNIVIESQDAKIEFALEQAELTEHNDMTVYAARLPEKLVYIQRRRQLRITTPYWREFLCRGEYDDGTPYQLRIHDLSPGGVGLRIDSPVPTCMQPGLVFNKAQLDLGDYGKFTVNMELIAINEDHEVDEDEAQHFSRLSCRFIKLGIQTERKIQSAVFAFELDFNKKKKR from the coding sequence GTGGAGCATATTGATAACGGACTGTTTATCAAGCAGGAGCGTTTTGAAGTTCTGGCAATTTTGCGTGATATTTATAAGCAAAAAACACCGCTACGCGTCGCTAATCAGCAGCATCAATTCAGCAGTCAACTATTGAGCGTCGGGGCCGATAACATCGTTTTTGAGTGTGATGCTAATAACGAGCGGTTTCCCAGTGGGGAATTCAATATCGTGATTGAAAGTCAGGATGCCAAAATCGAATTCGCTCTCGAGCAGGCAGAACTGACCGAACATAACGATATGACAGTCTATGCAGCGCGTCTGCCAGAAAAACTGGTCTATATCCAGCGCCGCCGTCAGTTGCGGATCACTACCCCTTATTGGCGAGAATTCCTGTGCCGGGGAGAGTATGACGACGGTACCCCGTACCAACTTCGTATTCACGATCTTTCTCCAGGCGGCGTTGGATTGCGTATCGATTCCCCAGTGCCAACCTGCATGCAACCGGGGCTGGTGTTCAACAAGGCTCAGTTGGACTTGGGTGACTATGGCAAGTTCACTGTGAATATGGAACTGATCGCCATTAATGAAGATCATGAAGTTGATGAGGACGAGGCGCAGCATTTTTCACGTTTGTCTTGTCGCTTCATTAAGCTGGGGATACAGACTGAGCGTAAAATCCAAAGTGCCGTATTTGCTTTTGAATTGGACTTCAACAAAAAGAAAAAGCGCTGA
- a CDS encoding DUF4091 domain-containing protein, which translates to MRLSLIFTHCLEKIFHQHHLPQIEQQRQFSCLDNESLSWQAVYCLYKEDNETRRELRYRLEGELAEYISVRQVQSVPSHFPCYAEVDENYLTTEPGLFPDLLMPIAEQRFFAACRYYGSLWFTFSPPPKGMSGGDYPLTLTLFDQETDEELAVATMTLHVVATALPRQTLLHTEWLHTDCLADYYQIAVFSTEYWQAVRNYVRNAVANGVNMLLTPIFTPPLDTAIGGERTTVQLIGVARTAAGFQFDFSRLAQWVDLAQEEGIEHFEISPLFTQWGAAHAPKIVVDVAGEMQKLFGWHTDAHGHEYQQFLQALLPELTGWFRKRNLQQNVWFHISDEPRLENITDYQRASDALRPLLDGFRTFDALSDFDFYQRGLVETPVVATDHLEPFLEHQVPHLWAYYCCLQKVEVSNRFFAQPSARNRILGVQLYLYHISGFLHWGYNFYNSSHSLEKLNPYAVTDSGNAFPSGDPFVVYPGPDLMPLESLRLRVFHQGLQDLRALQLLESLTDRSTVEQLIEQALGMRITFKRYPHQASALLRLREAVNARIEAEL; encoded by the coding sequence ATGCGCCTGTCATTAATATTTACCCATTGCCTGGAGAAAATATTCCATCAGCATCACTTGCCTCAGATTGAACAGCAAAGACAATTCAGTTGTCTTGATAATGAATCACTCTCTTGGCAAGCCGTATATTGCTTATATAAAGAGGATAATGAAACCCGCCGAGAATTGCGTTATCGACTGGAAGGTGAATTGGCAGAGTATATCAGCGTACGGCAGGTACAATCGGTCCCCAGCCACTTTCCATGCTATGCAGAAGTGGATGAGAACTATCTCACTACGGAGCCGGGTCTATTTCCAGATTTGTTAATGCCTATCGCTGAACAGCGCTTTTTTGCCGCTTGTCGATATTACGGCAGCTTATGGTTTACGTTTTCACCACCACCGAAGGGCATGTCAGGTGGCGACTATCCGTTAACGCTAACGCTTTTTGATCAGGAGACAGACGAGGAACTGGCAGTGGCAACCATGACCTTGCATGTGGTTGCTACCGCCTTGCCACGGCAGACGCTGTTGCATACCGAATGGCTGCACACCGACTGCCTGGCGGATTATTATCAGATCGCCGTGTTCAGTACGGAATACTGGCAGGCGGTGCGTAATTATGTGCGCAATGCGGTGGCCAACGGCGTGAATATGCTGCTGACGCCGATTTTTACCCCGCCGCTGGATACCGCTATCGGCGGCGAGCGGACCACCGTACAACTGATTGGTGTGGCGCGCACCGCTGCGGGGTTTCAGTTTGATTTCAGCCGGTTGGCACAGTGGGTGGATCTGGCGCAAGAGGAGGGGATTGAGCACTTTGAAATCTCCCCGCTGTTTACCCAGTGGGGGGCGGCACATGCCCCGAAGATCGTGGTGGACGTGGCGGGTGAGATGCAGAAACTGTTTGGCTGGCATACTGACGCACATGGGCATGAGTATCAACAGTTTCTGCAGGCCTTGTTGCCTGAGCTTACCGGCTGGTTTCGCAAACGTAACCTGCAACAGAATGTGTGGTTCCATATTTCCGATGAGCCCAGGTTGGAAAATATCACGGACTATCAACGAGCCAGTGACGCATTGCGCCCATTACTGGATGGGTTTCGTACTTTCGATGCACTCTCCGATTTTGATTTTTATCAGCGCGGGTTGGTCGAGACCCCGGTCGTGGCGACCGATCATCTGGAACCTTTTCTGGAACATCAGGTTCCGCATCTGTGGGCCTATTACTGCTGCTTACAAAAAGTGGAGGTATCTAACCGCTTCTTTGCCCAACCCTCTGCCCGTAACCGTATTCTGGGCGTGCAACTGTACTTGTACCACATCAGTGGTTTTCTCCACTGGGGCTACAACTTCTATAACAGCAGCCATTCGCTTGAGAAGCTGAATCCCTATGCGGTTACCGACAGCGGAAATGCGTTCCCTTCCGGCGATCCTTTTGTGGTCTACCCCGGCCCGGATTTGATGCCGCTTGAGTCGTTGCGTCTGCGGGTTTTCCATCAGGGTCTGCAGGATCTGCGCGCGTTGCAACTGCTGGAAAGTCTGACCGATCGTTCCACGGTTGAGCAACTCATTGAGCAGGCACTGGGGATGCGCATTACCTTCAAACGCTATCCTCATCAAGCTTCGGCACTGCTGCGATTACGTGAGGCGGTGAATGCTCGTATTGAAGCCGAGCTATAA
- a CDS encoding aldo/keto reductase, translating into MEVSALGFGVMGMNYNRGPHPDRQAMIALLHQAVERGVTLFDTAQVYGPLINEELAGEALYPYRNKVSVTTKFGHRIEDGKYIEGELDSRPETIKRVAEESLKRLRVEAIDLFYQHRADPAVPIEDVAGAVKDLIQQGKVKRFGLCEVGAETIRRAHAVQPVTAVQSEYHLMWRTQEKEVFPVLQELGIGFVPYSPLNRGFLGGAINEYTRFDSGNDNRATLPRFTPEAIRANLAVVEVLNAFGRTRGATSAQVALAWLMAKGSWIVPIPGTTKLAHLDENLRSTALKLTPEDVLALEAAVSKIHIVGDRYPASQQRQVAS; encoded by the coding sequence ATGGAGGTTTCGGCCTTGGGCTTTGGCGTTATGGGAATGAATTACAACCGAGGCCCGCATCCGGATCGTCAGGCGATGATCGCATTGTTGCATCAGGCGGTAGAACGCGGTGTGACGCTGTTTGATACCGCCCAGGTGTATGGTCCTCTGATTAATGAAGAGCTGGCAGGTGAGGCGCTGTATCCCTATCGCAACAAGGTCAGTGTGACGACGAAATTTGGTCATCGCATCGAAGACGGCAAGTACATTGAGGGTGAGCTGGATAGCCGCCCGGAAACCATAAAACGCGTGGCTGAAGAGTCGCTTAAACGACTTCGTGTTGAGGCTATCGATCTCTTCTATCAACATCGTGCCGATCCCGCCGTACCGATCGAAGACGTCGCTGGAGCGGTGAAGGATTTGATCCAACAGGGCAAAGTCAAACGATTTGGTCTGTGTGAAGTCGGCGCTGAGACTATCCGCCGGGCCCATGCCGTACAGCCGGTAACGGCGGTGCAAAGTGAGTATCACCTGATGTGGCGGACACAGGAAAAAGAGGTCTTCCCGGTATTGCAAGAGCTCGGTATCGGTTTTGTGCCCTATAGCCCGCTTAACCGAGGGTTTCTCGGTGGGGCAATCAACGAATATACCCGCTTTGATTCAGGTAATGACAACCGTGCAACGCTTCCTCGTTTTACGCCAGAAGCCATCAGGGCCAATCTGGCGGTAGTGGAAGTCCTGAACGCGTTTGGGCGTACTCGTGGTGCAACCTCGGCCCAGGTGGCTCTGGCGTGGCTGATGGCGAAAGGATCGTGGATTGTACCTATTCCAGGTACCACCAAGCTGGCTCATCTGGACGAGAACCTGCGATCCACCGCGCTGAAACTGACCCCTGAAGATGTTCTGGCGTTGGAGGCGGCCGTATCGAAGATACACATCGTGGGTGATCGTTATCCGGCATCGCAACAGCGCCAAGTAGCCAGTTGA
- a CDS encoding lysophospholipid acyltransferase family protein, translated as MFSLDTLLQDAFPNRKPPAWQRSLLRTLLFEKEFKQFAADYPHLKGLDLIEQVVDYFNLSCELVDGDLENIPSQGPVVLVANHPIGSLDGLVLLRAVAAVRPDVKVVASQILTYIEPLRSLFVPVDNVSNRTSRKQIEAMQAQLDNQGVLILFPAGEVSRMSAKGIRDGHWHTGFLRLAAKARAPIVPIHISARNSALFYFTSLIYRPLSTLLLVREMFKQRGGRIKIRIGGRIPFAHWHDGHTHARDLAGRFRRHVYFLGQGKPGLFTSESAIALPEERLELKKALAGCERLGTTPDGKSIFLYRRQEEDRTPILRELGRLREIAFRAVGEGSGRRRDLDSFDDDYYHLVLWDEDELEIVGAYRFIPTAPQLAKKGLESIYSNSLFHYDEDMAPILAQGIELGRSFIQPAYWGKRGLDYLWLGIGAYLAKYPQYRYLFGPVSISGGMPVAARDLLIAFYRLYFSPEHAMAQSRQPYPASLPQVLAQFAGNNYQEDLVRLKSLLSNIGCSIPTLYKQYTELCEPGGVQFIDFGTDPAFNNCIDGLVLVDLTRLKPARYQRYIAVHHIPQTA; from the coding sequence ATGTTTAGCTTGGATACCTTGCTGCAAGATGCATTTCCCAACCGCAAGCCCCCCGCCTGGCAGCGCAGCCTGCTAAGAACCTTACTCTTCGAGAAAGAATTCAAACAGTTTGCCGCCGATTATCCTCATCTGAAAGGATTAGACCTGATCGAACAGGTGGTGGACTACTTCAACCTGAGTTGCGAACTGGTGGATGGCGATCTGGAAAATATCCCCAGCCAAGGCCCGGTTGTGTTGGTTGCCAACCATCCGATTGGTTCGCTGGATGGGTTGGTGCTGCTGCGAGCCGTGGCAGCGGTCCGGCCAGACGTCAAAGTGGTTGCCAGCCAGATCCTGACTTATATCGAGCCGTTACGCAGCTTGTTCGTGCCGGTCGATAATGTCAGCAATCGTACTAGTCGCAAGCAGATTGAGGCCATGCAGGCGCAACTGGACAATCAGGGAGTATTGATTCTGTTCCCTGCGGGCGAAGTCTCGCGCATGAGTGCCAAAGGTATCCGCGACGGCCATTGGCATACTGGCTTTCTGCGTCTGGCGGCGAAAGCGCGAGCACCTATCGTACCGATCCATATCAGCGCACGTAACAGCGCGCTGTTCTATTTCACCTCCTTGATTTACCGCCCGTTATCCACCTTATTGCTTGTTCGTGAAATGTTTAAGCAGCGCGGTGGGCGGATCAAAATCCGTATCGGTGGCCGCATTCCCTTTGCTCATTGGCACGATGGTCATACCCACGCGCGCGATCTGGCTGGGCGTTTTCGTCGTCATGTCTATTTTCTTGGCCAAGGAAAACCTGGGCTGTTTACCAGCGAGTCCGCCATCGCTTTGCCGGAAGAACGCCTGGAATTAAAGAAGGCGTTAGCTGGCTGTGAACGGCTGGGAACGACGCCGGATGGTAAAAGTATTTTCCTCTATCGGCGGCAAGAGGAAGACAGAACGCCGATCCTGCGTGAACTTGGCCGCCTGCGTGAGATCGCTTTCCGTGCCGTTGGTGAAGGTTCGGGGCGGCGGCGCGATCTGGACAGCTTCGACGACGATTATTATCACCTGGTTTTATGGGATGAAGACGAGCTGGAGATTGTCGGGGCTTATCGCTTTATTCCTACGGCACCGCAACTGGCGAAGAAAGGTCTTGAAAGCATCTACAGTAATAGCCTGTTCCATTACGATGAGGATATGGCGCCGATCCTGGCACAGGGGATTGAGCTGGGGCGCAGCTTTATTCAACCTGCTTATTGGGGAAAGCGTGGCCTGGATTATCTGTGGTTGGGCATTGGCGCCTATCTGGCAAAATACCCGCAATATCGCTACCTGTTTGGCCCGGTATCTATCTCCGGGGGGATGCCGGTTGCCGCTCGCGATCTGCTGATTGCCTTCTACCGGCTCTATTTTTCCCCTGAGCACGCCATGGCCCAGTCACGCCAACCTTATCCTGCATCACTGCCGCAGGTATTGGCTCAGTTTGCTGGTAATAACTATCAGGAAGATCTGGTGCGGTTGAAAAGCTTGCTGAGCAATATTGGCTGCTCAATCCCCACCCTGTACAAGCAATACACTGAACTGTGTGAGCCGGGAGGGGTGCAGTTTATTGATTTTGGCACCGATCCGGCGTTTAACAACTGTATTGATGGCCTGGTATTGGTGGATTTGACGCGGCTTAAGCCCGCGCGCTATCAGCGTTACATCGCGGTTCACCACATACCGCAAACGGCTTGA
- a CDS encoding LysR family transcriptional regulator: MARDNFSALLAFIAVAREHSFTRAAAQLRVSQPALSYTIRELEAKLGVRLLMRSTRNVSPTEAGQRLLDRLVPEFEQIEEDIQSLSELRDKPTGTLRITAIDYAIRSTLWPKLANFLPHYPDIHVELISEYESVDIVARGYDAGVRFGQELALDMISVRIGPDIHNRVVGSTAYFANRRLPKKPQDLNEHVCINLRTSTYGGLYEWEFIKGKQTINARVAGTVIFNNAYDILEAAKSGFGLAYLPEDMVRPYITQGLLTSVLEDWCPIWPGLHLYYPNRRQPSRAMALLVESLRHSV, from the coding sequence ATGGCACGTGACAACTTCAGTGCTCTGCTTGCCTTTATCGCTGTTGCCCGAGAGCACAGTTTCACGCGGGCAGCGGCACAACTTCGTGTCTCCCAACCCGCCCTGAGTTACACGATCCGGGAGCTTGAGGCAAAGTTAGGTGTTCGCCTTCTCATGCGCAGTACCCGAAATGTATCCCCTACAGAAGCTGGCCAACGCCTACTTGATCGTCTGGTTCCGGAATTTGAGCAGATTGAGGAGGACATCCAGTCGCTGAGCGAACTTCGCGATAAGCCAACCGGAACCCTCCGCATCACCGCTATCGACTACGCGATCAGAAGCACGCTTTGGCCCAAACTGGCCAACTTCTTGCCACATTATCCCGATATCCATGTCGAGTTGATCAGTGAGTACGAGAGCGTCGATATCGTCGCCAGAGGCTATGATGCTGGCGTTCGTTTTGGTCAGGAATTGGCTTTGGATATGATCTCCGTGCGCATCGGTCCAGATATCCACAATAGGGTTGTCGGTTCAACGGCCTATTTCGCTAACCGGCGTTTGCCAAAAAAACCACAGGATCTCAATGAACACGTCTGCATCAATCTGCGCACCTCGACCTATGGCGGGCTTTACGAGTGGGAATTTATCAAGGGAAAGCAGACCATCAATGCCCGTGTGGCGGGGACGGTTATTTTTAACAATGCCTACGACATTCTGGAGGCGGCAAAATCAGGTTTCGGGCTGGCCTACCTGCCCGAAGATATGGTCCGCCCTTATATAACACAGGGTCTGTTGACATCCGTATTGGAAGATTGGTGCCCAATTTGGCCCGGATTGCACCTCTACTATCCGAACCGGCGCCAGCCCTCCCGGGCAATGGCCTTGCTTGTCGAGTCCTTACGGCACAGCGTTTAA
- a CDS encoding glucose 1-dehydrogenase — MKILFENQVALVTGAASGMGLAAAKAFAQAGAAVALADVNEEGVRAAADALVAAGYKAIGIRCNVVDMSEVEAMVNKTVATFGRLDCAFNNAGVQSPVAETADAEAKDYDFVMGVNLRGIWNCMKYELLQMRQQGSGAIVNNSSLGGLVGIAERGIYHASKHGVVGLTKSAGLEYAAKGIRINAVCPGIIETPMVSGMLESQPEAMSELMKEVPMARLGRAEEVADAVLWLCSPASSFVIGHALPVDGGYTVR; from the coding sequence ATGAAAATATTGTTTGAAAATCAGGTTGCTCTGGTAACCGGGGCCGCATCAGGAATGGGGCTTGCCGCTGCCAAGGCCTTTGCCCAAGCGGGGGCTGCGGTGGCGCTGGCGGATGTGAACGAGGAGGGCGTGCGCGCCGCTGCGGATGCATTGGTTGCTGCTGGCTATAAAGCGATAGGTATTCGTTGCAATGTGGTGGATATGAGCGAAGTCGAAGCCATGGTTAATAAGACAGTTGCCACCTTCGGGCGCTTGGACTGCGCATTTAATAACGCCGGTGTTCAGAGCCCTGTCGCTGAAACGGCTGATGCCGAAGCGAAAGATTATGACTTTGTGATGGGGGTTAATCTGCGTGGCATCTGGAACTGTATGAAGTACGAATTATTGCAGATGCGTCAGCAAGGCAGCGGAGCTATCGTTAATAATTCGTCGCTCGGTGGTCTGGTCGGGATTGCCGAGCGGGGGATCTATCACGCCTCCAAACACGGGGTTGTCGGGCTGACAAAAAGTGCCGGGCTCGAGTATGCCGCAAAGGGGATCCGCATCAACGCCGTTTGCCCCGGTATCATTGAAACACCGATGGTTTCCGGCATGCTTGAGAGCCAACCGGAAGCCATGAGCGAATTAATGAAAGAGGTGCCAATGGCACGCCTTGGCCGTGCAGAGGAAGTTGCCGACGCGGTATTGTGGTTATGCAGCCCAGCGTCCAGCTTTGTGATCGGTCACGCACTGCCTGTTGACGGCGGTTATACCGTGCGTTGA
- a CDS encoding PfkB family carbohydrate kinase: protein MQPVSKLQPPPIDVLTIQSQVVYGSVGNGIAYRTLLKKNLEVLQVPSVLFGCPPYYGTPHGGVVPNAWFSGFLDDLIARDVVRRVRAVIVGYLGDVMQGHILADWLQRVITINPEIKIYIDPVMGDYGEGVYVDERLVGCYRSPFLNLAHGVTPNGFELEQLSGCPLTTREQTQHAAKALLKGNTQWVLVTSAPGVATRDDEVGLLLVTANDVQSFTHAKINSAAKGTGDMFTALLISHLLQGDPLSTAIPAASREVCSVLEEAARHGWQEIGSLRALK from the coding sequence ATGCAACCAGTCTCTAAACTGCAGCCGCCGCCAATTGATGTGCTCACCATTCAGTCACAGGTGGTCTACGGCAGCGTGGGTAATGGCATTGCCTACCGCACACTGTTGAAAAAGAACCTGGAGGTGCTGCAGGTGCCGAGCGTGTTGTTCGGTTGCCCGCCCTATTATGGTACCCCACACGGTGGCGTCGTTCCCAACGCGTGGTTTAGCGGTTTTCTGGACGATTTAATTGCGCGTGATGTCGTTCGCCGCGTTCGTGCCGTGATCGTCGGCTATCTGGGCGATGTGATGCAGGGCCATATTCTGGCAGATTGGCTCCAGCGCGTTATCACCATTAATCCGGAGATTAAAATCTACATCGATCCGGTCATGGGGGACTATGGCGAAGGCGTGTATGTCGATGAACGCTTGGTAGGATGTTACCGCTCACCGTTCCTTAACCTGGCACATGGCGTGACACCCAACGGTTTTGAGCTTGAGCAGCTGTCTGGCTGCCCGCTAACCACCCGTGAACAAACCCAACACGCTGCAAAAGCGTTACTGAAAGGCAACACGCAATGGGTATTGGTCACCAGTGCTCCCGGCGTAGCGACCCGCGATGACGAAGTCGGCCTATTGTTAGTCACCGCAAACGACGTGCAAAGCTTCACCCATGCCAAAATCAACTCGGCGGCGAAAGGCACCGGTGACATGTTTACCGCACTGTTGATCAGCCACCTGCTTCAAGGTGACCCGCTCAGCACGGCTATTCCGGCAGCCAGTCGCGAGGTGTGTTCGGTGTTGGAAGAAGCCGCGCGCCATGGCTGGCAGGAAATTGGCAGCTTGCGGGCATTGAAATAA
- a CDS encoding LysR family transcriptional regulator, with protein sequence MSGENLRDIQAFLAVARERSFTRAAAQLGVSQSALSHTIRALETRLGLRLLTRTTRSVSPTEAGERLIQRVTPRFEAIEHELTAFGELRDKPVGTVRITASDFALNTVLWPKLAKLQPEYPDVKIEISVDSGLADIVGERYDAGVRFGDQIAKGMTSVRISPDVRMAIVGAPSYLKKHPRPKVPSDLTLHRCINMRFSLRGGVYAWELKKGNRNLQVRVAGPWTFNSIYPAIDAAVAGCGLAYMPEELALPYIADGRLCAVMKEWCPTFPGLHIFYANRSTSSSALSLIVEALRYQP encoded by the coding sequence ATGTCAGGTGAGAATTTACGCGACATCCAGGCATTCCTTGCCGTAGCCCGCGAACGTAGCTTTACGCGCGCAGCTGCGCAACTGGGCGTATCACAATCAGCCTTGAGCCATACCATTCGCGCCCTTGAAACGCGGCTGGGGCTTCGCTTGTTAACGCGCACCACCCGGAGCGTTTCGCCGACTGAAGCGGGTGAGCGATTAATCCAGCGAGTGACTCCCCGCTTCGAGGCGATTGAACATGAGTTGACGGCCTTTGGTGAATTGCGTGACAAACCCGTTGGCACCGTACGCATCACCGCCTCCGATTTCGCACTGAATACCGTTTTATGGCCCAAATTGGCAAAGCTGCAGCCTGAGTATCCCGACGTCAAGATTGAAATCAGCGTCGATTCCGGGCTGGCTGATATCGTGGGGGAGCGTTACGATGCCGGTGTCCGTTTTGGCGATCAGATTGCCAAAGGTATGACATCGGTGCGGATATCGCCGGATGTTCGGATGGCGATTGTCGGAGCGCCCTCCTACCTGAAGAAACATCCTCGACCAAAGGTCCCGTCGGATCTGACGCTTCACCGTTGCATCAATATGCGTTTCTCGTTGCGCGGTGGGGTTTATGCCTGGGAGCTAAAAAAAGGTAACCGCAACCTGCAGGTACGTGTGGCGGGGCCTTGGACGTTTAACAGCATTTACCCAGCGATTGATGCCGCAGTGGCAGGATGTGGCCTGGCCTATATGCCAGAGGAACTGGCGCTACCGTATATCGCGGATGGACGCCTCTGCGCGGTGATGAAAGAGTGGTGCCCGACGTTCCCTGGGCTTCATATCTTCTATGCCAACCGGTCTACGTCATCATCAGCTCTCTCGCTGATCGTAGAAGCGCTACGCTATCAGCCTTAA
- a CDS encoding N-formylglutamate amidohydrolase, which produces MFHPYTPTLLSADEPAAVAVELPQATSPLLLLCDHAGRAIPKRLGTLGLAGEEIDRHIGWDIGALGVSRQLAHLLDATLIHQHYSRLVIDCNRTPGIASSIPLISEHTPIPGNQDISAAEAGAREQEIFQPYHQAIDHALTARQAKGQPSAVIAMHSFTPVFKGVERPWQVGLLFNRHPQFALLLAELLREEGDLQVGINEPYAMTDATDYTLPMHAERQALPYVGIEIRQDLICDAASQAAWAERFARLLPLLWQRWEI; this is translated from the coding sequence ATGTTTCATCCTTATACCCCGACGTTGTTATCTGCTGATGAACCTGCGGCCGTGGCGGTTGAACTGCCGCAGGCGACATCGCCCTTGCTGTTGCTGTGCGATCATGCTGGCCGGGCGATTCCAAAGCGCCTGGGCACGTTAGGCCTCGCTGGCGAGGAGATTGACAGGCACATCGGTTGGGATATCGGCGCACTGGGGGTTTCGCGCCAATTGGCCCATCTTTTAGATGCAACCCTCATCCATCAGCATTACTCGCGTTTGGTTATCGACTGTAACCGCACACCGGGTATTGCCAGTTCAATTCCGCTGATTTCTGAACACACGCCGATACCGGGTAATCAAGACATCAGCGCGGCAGAAGCCGGAGCCCGCGAACAGGAAATCTTTCAGCCGTATCATCAAGCGATCGACCATGCGTTGACGGCTCGACAGGCCAAGGGACAGCCCAGCGCGGTGATAGCCATGCACAGTTTCACGCCGGTATTTAAAGGTGTCGAGCGGCCTTGGCAGGTTGGATTACTGTTTAACCGCCACCCACAATTTGCCTTACTTCTTGCGGAGTTACTGCGGGAGGAAGGGGATTTACAGGTGGGGATCAACGAGCCATATGCCATGACCGACGCCACCGATTACACGCTACCGATGCATGCAGAGCGCCAGGCATTACCGTATGTGGGCATCGAAATCCGCCAGGACCTGATTTGCGATGCGGCCAGTCAAGCAGCATGGGCCGAACGTTTTGCCCGGCTATTGCCTTTATTATGGCAACGCTGGGAAATTTGA